A stretch of the bacterium genome encodes the following:
- a CDS encoding biopolymer transporter ExbD has protein sequence MSYRRRLDASMNMTPMIDIVFQLLIFFLLTTNFITTEGIQVKLPQAQSTAAQVQEEITVFISKEGRIFVQQQELNESQLHNRLRTMLAASRNRLVIVKADREIVLNRAVKVMDIAKKAGAERLCIATDRDF, from the coding sequence ATGAGCTATCGACGGAGGCTTGACGCCTCCATGAATATGACCCCCATGATTGACATTGTCTTTCAGCTTTTAATTTTCTTTCTGCTGACCACTAATTTCATTACCACGGAAGGTATCCAGGTGAAACTCCCCCAGGCACAGTCAACTGCTGCCCAGGTCCAGGAGGAAATCACGGTTTTCATCTCCAAAGAAGGAAGGATATTTGTCCAGCAGCAGGAGTTAAACGAAAGCCAGCTCCATAACCGGCTGCGGACCATGCTTGCCGCCAGCCGGAATAGACTGGTCATCGTTAAAGCGGACCGGGAGATTGTGTTGAACAGGGCGGTAAAAGTTATGGATATCGCCAAAAAAGCAGGAGCGGAACGGCTTTGTATCGCCACGGACAGGGATTTTTGA
- the pstC gene encoding phosphate ABC transporter permease subunit PstC produces MVTIREKIAEKLFLLSAVVSVSLTIIILGFMVFLGLPLIRGGHFFDLLAQPWEPASGSYGIYPMIAGTLTIAGLSLVFAFPLSLGCSALISVLGPAIFSRFLRKAVQLMTGIPTVVYGFVGVFLLVPRIREMFQSGSGMCILSASLMLAVLISPTMILFFTDSFDHVPKSYRDAADALGATEVQKFLYVILPCAFRGVLTGFILALGRSLGDTLIALMLAGNAIQIPGSVLDSARTLTSHIALVFAADYESLEFKSIFACGIVLYLFTTILVLGARSLSGSGDGREKR; encoded by the coding sequence ATGGTTACCATCCGTGAAAAGATCGCCGAGAAACTGTTTCTCCTCTCGGCAGTGGTCAGTGTTTCTCTAACTATTATCATTTTGGGATTCATGGTGTTCCTGGGTCTCCCTCTCATCAGAGGGGGACATTTTTTTGACCTCCTGGCTCAGCCGTGGGAACCCGCTTCCGGTTCATACGGTATTTATCCCATGATCGCGGGCACGCTGACTATTGCCGGTTTGAGCCTGGTCTTCGCTTTTCCGCTGAGTTTGGGGTGTTCCGCACTGATCAGTGTTCTTGGTCCCGCAATATTCAGCCGGTTCCTGCGAAAAGCGGTTCAGCTTATGACAGGCATACCCACGGTTGTGTATGGGTTTGTAGGCGTGTTCCTTCTGGTTCCCAGAATCAGGGAAATGTTCCAGAGCGGTTCAGGAATGTGCATCCTCTCCGCTTCATTGATGCTGGCGGTCCTTATTTCTCCGACCATGATCCTGTTTTTCACCGATAGCTTTGATCATGTGCCAAAATCCTACCGTGATGCTGCTGACGCTTTAGGCGCAACCGAAGTGCAAAAATTTCTGTATGTCATCCTGCCCTGCGCCTTTAGGGGTGTCCTGACCGGGTTCATTCTTGCCCTGGGGCGATCTCTCGGCGATACCCTTATTGCCTTGATGCTTGCCGGAAATGCAATTCAGATTCCCGGCTCGGTTCTGGATTCAGCCAGAACTTTGACATCTCACATCGCCCTGGTGTTCGCCGCTGATTATGAAAGTCTGGAATTTAAATCCATCTTTGCCTGTGGTATAGTGCTTTATCTGTTTACGACCATTCTTGTTTTGGGAGCCCGGTCGTTGTCAGGATCAGGGGATGGGAGAGAAAAAAGGTGA
- a CDS encoding DUF3343 domain-containing protein, giving the protein MAVYAIITFHTTHFALKAKRVLDKSGRKPEMIPVPREFSSNCGFCCKVPWPEREEIEKILTDSQVEIDQIFRWERDDEAEKKKKFKFI; this is encoded by the coding sequence ATGGCAGTCTATGCAATCATCACCTTTCACACCACCCATTTTGCCCTGAAGGCCAAACGGGTGCTTGACAAGAGCGGCAGAAAACCGGAAATGATCCCGGTGCCGAGGGAATTCAGCTCCAACTGCGGTTTTTGCTGCAAGGTGCCCTGGCCGGAAAGGGAAGAGATTGAAAAAATCCTCACCGACAGCCAGGTGGAGATCGATCAGATTTTTCGGTGGGAGAGGGATGATGAGGCGGAAAAGAAGAAGAAATTCAAATTCATCTAA
- a CDS encoding ATP-binding cassette domain-containing protein, which yields MDEKTVKIKTAHLYFSYHDHYVLRDITVQFIENSITAIIGPSGVGKSTFLMTLNRLWEGIPGAKMKGMVEIKFNGNFHDIYSRSYPLPQLRRTVGMVFQVPNPLLMSIYKNVAFPLKLAGIKDKSLIGHKVEQALKNAHLWEEVKNRLADSALALSGGQQQRLCIARALVLEPEILLLDEPTSSLDSKAGAVIEELLLNIKEHCTILTVSHYLDQVKRIADTVVELSYNNNIQ from the coding sequence ATGGATGAGAAGACGGTAAAGATAAAAACTGCGCATCTCTATTTTTCATACCATGATCACTATGTCCTTCGCGATATTACAGTCCAGTTTATCGAAAATTCCATCACTGCCATCATCGGTCCTTCAGGGGTCGGTAAATCGACCTTTCTGATGACCCTCAATCGATTGTGGGAAGGCATACCAGGGGCTAAAATGAAGGGGATGGTAGAAATTAAATTTAATGGGAATTTCCATGATATTTATAGCCGGTCCTATCCCCTGCCGCAATTACGGCGGACGGTCGGCATGGTCTTTCAGGTGCCCAATCCTTTGCTGATGAGCATTTATAAAAATGTCGCCTTTCCCTTAAAACTGGCTGGAATAAAAGACAAAAGTCTCATCGGTCACAAGGTTGAACAGGCTCTGAAGAATGCCCATCTGTGGGAGGAAGTTAAAAACCGGCTGGCAGACAGTGCACTTGCTCTATCCGGCGGGCAGCAGCAACGCCTTTGTATTGCCCGGGCACTGGTTCTGGAACCGGAAATCCTGCTCCTCGATGAACCCACTTCATCTTTGGATAGCAAAGCCGGAGCTGTCATTGAGGAGCTTTTGCTGAACATTAAAGAACATTGCACCATCCTGACGGTTTCCCATTACCTGGATCAGGTGAAGAGAATTGCTGACACGGTAGTCGAGCTATCGTATAATAATAATATCCAGTAA
- a CDS encoding phosphate ABC transporter substrate-binding protein, producing MKRKYILIALSMTICLIIGAGMSLQAGELDSFRDEKGTLKIAGGTAHIPVMQEAAKKIMEVNPDIQITIAGGGSGVGIKQVGEGLVQIGNSGRKPTDEEITRYNLTIFQWAIDGVGIINHPDNKVKKLTKAQVIDIFSGKIDNWKLLGGADKGINVYTRDEASGTREVFWEKALDKGAITPKANFVASNGAMKSAIAKDPYGIGYVSVGHIDETVAPVAFDGVLPTLDNVKQGKYTVSRGLYSNTKGQPSGLTKKFIDYLFTPEGQKIVESNGFIPVK from the coding sequence ATGAAGCGAAAGTATATTCTGATTGCATTGTCGATGACGATTTGTTTAATCATTGGCGCAGGTATGAGTTTACAGGCTGGAGAACTGGACTCCTTCAGGGATGAAAAGGGAACCTTGAAAATAGCCGGAGGTACAGCTCATATTCCGGTGATGCAGGAGGCGGCCAAAAAGATTATGGAGGTCAATCCGGATATTCAGATAACCATTGCCGGTGGTGGTTCGGGGGTTGGAATCAAGCAGGTAGGGGAAGGTCTGGTCCAGATAGGGAATTCCGGACGCAAACCCACCGATGAGGAAATTACCAGGTATAATCTCACGATATTCCAGTGGGCCATTGACGGTGTAGGTATCATTAATCATCCGGATAACAAAGTGAAAAAGCTGACCAAAGCTCAGGTTATTGATATCTTCTCAGGGAAGATCGACAACTGGAAACTCCTTGGCGGAGCAGATAAGGGAATTAATGTCTATACAAGAGACGAGGCAAGCGGTACCCGTGAAGTCTTCTGGGAAAAGGCCCTCGACAAGGGGGCGATCACTCCCAAAGCCAATTTTGTCGCCTCCAACGGAGCAATGAAATCAGCCATAGCAAAGGATCCTTATGGCATAGGCTATGTCTCTGTGGGCCATATCGATGAGACGGTGGCCCCGGTAGCTTTCGATGGGGTATTGCCAACTCTGGATAACGTAAAACAGGGCAAGTACACCGTCAGTCGAGGGTTGTACAGCAATACCAAAGGCCAGCCTTCAGGTCTGACGAAAAAGTTCATCGATTATCTTTTCACGCCCGAAGGTCAGAAGATCGTTGAAAGCAATGGCTTTATCCCGGTCAAATGA
- a CDS encoding MotA/TolQ/ExbB proton channel family protein: protein MIDYLVKGGPLMIPILLCSLVSVAVICERLYRFHGARLKDPLFLDRIKELIKEGKIDEALSECKQAKGPIGNVLATGIEKSHFSGCCKNLSEIEKAISHAGQQELRELDRYMPTLATIANIAPLLGLFGTVTGMIKAFMVIQQLGGKVNASVLAGGIWEALLTTAFGLAVALPTVVAYNYLVGKVENFGHEMQDSSVELLEVLHEKHIV from the coding sequence ATGATTGATTACCTGGTGAAAGGCGGCCCGTTGATGATTCCGATTTTACTCTGCTCGCTGGTTTCCGTAGCTGTAATCTGCGAGAGGCTGTACCGTTTCCACGGGGCACGGCTCAAGGATCCACTCTTTCTGGACAGAATCAAAGAGCTGATCAAGGAAGGAAAGATTGATGAGGCCCTGAGCGAGTGTAAACAGGCCAAAGGGCCTATCGGGAATGTCCTGGCCACGGGTATTGAAAAATCCCATTTCAGCGGATGCTGCAAAAATCTGTCGGAGATCGAAAAGGCCATCTCCCATGCCGGTCAGCAGGAACTTCGTGAGCTTGACCGCTACATGCCCACCCTGGCCACCATAGCCAACATTGCCCCCCTGCTGGGGCTCTTCGGCACCGTGACTGGAATGATCAAGGCCTTTATGGTTATCCAGCAGTTGGGCGGAAAGGTCAATGCCAGCGTACTGGCCGGAGGTATCTGGGAAGCCCTGCTGACAACCGCCTTTGGCCTGGCCGTGGCCCTGCCCACTGTGGTGGCCTATAACTACCTGGTCGGAAAAGTGGAAAATTTCGGCCATGAAATGCAGGACTCATCGGTTGAGCTTCTGGAAGTCCTGCATGAAAAGCATATTGTCTGA
- a CDS encoding acyl-CoA dehydratase activase, with translation MPQCMTSIGIDLGSRTAKYVILNQSGLVAFQVMDGGVHPLEKLRRALEKEGIMKAAGRPGIVATGYGRHLARKDLADQTITEIKAFALGAHYLYPDVRMVIDIGGQDTKVIALDGNGSFDNFGINDRCAAGTGRFLEIMAHSFEIDIGQFGAFALTAGGLIKVTSMCTVFAESEVISLLAKGEDPQSIALGVHQSVVERIETMINRLGRRRPILFAGGGALNPCLVKLLEDRLGGNLIVPENPQIIGALGAAVYALKQESGVRSREPEARSQESGESDQWPVISGQ, from the coding sequence ATGCCACAGTGTATGACTTCCATAGGCATTGATCTTGGTTCCCGGACGGCCAAGTATGTAATTTTGAACCAGAGTGGCCTGGTTGCCTTTCAGGTTATGGATGGCGGTGTTCATCCTCTGGAAAAGCTTCGCCGCGCCCTGGAAAAAGAAGGCATTATGAAAGCGGCCGGGCGGCCCGGCATTGTGGCCACAGGATATGGACGGCATCTTGCCCGGAAAGACCTGGCTGATCAGACCATAACCGAGATCAAAGCCTTTGCCCTGGGTGCGCATTACCTGTACCCGGATGTCCGGATGGTGATCGATATCGGGGGGCAGGACACCAAGGTCATTGCTCTGGACGGGAATGGTTCCTTTGACAATTTCGGCATCAATGACCGCTGTGCTGCCGGAACCGGCCGGTTTCTGGAGATCATGGCTCATTCGTTCGAGATTGACATCGGCCAGTTTGGAGCTTTCGCTCTTACGGCTGGCGGTTTGATCAAGGTTACCAGCATGTGCACGGTTTTTGCTGAATCTGAAGTGATTTCACTGCTGGCTAAAGGCGAAGACCCTCAAAGCATTGCCCTGGGGGTTCATCAATCCGTAGTCGAGCGGATAGAGACCATGATCAACCGGCTTGGCCGCAGGCGGCCAATACTCTTTGCCGGTGGCGGAGCCCTGAATCCCTGTCTGGTAAAACTTCTGGAGGATCGGCTGGGAGGAAACCTGATTGTGCCGGAAAATCCCCAGATTATCGGCGCGCTTGGTGCGGCAGTGTATGCTTTAAAGCAGGAGTCAGGAGTCAGGAGTCGGGAGCCAGAAGCCAGAAGCCAGGAGTCAGGAGAGAGTGACCAGTGGCCAGTGATCAGTGGCCAGTGA
- a CDS encoding selenium metabolism-associated LysR family transcriptional regulator, with amino-acid sequence MNIDIHHLEVFCTCAELGSFSEAAQTLGISQSTVSTHIKTVESEIGAQVFDRRKGRVHLTPVGEVLYRQGLKVIASRKEAMCAVNNFLGRIEGTIGLGASTIPASYILPEIIVRFLKTYPKVTVHMASGNTGSIFHDICLGRIELGAVGSTPDEEQFTSCIMGTDELLLTYSPAHFPQMPPKITLAQVMEFPLILREEGSGTRRLFENELSRINLSRGELQIVAELGSIEAVKRAVIAGLGISFIPKAALAFETRANMVKSVPLSDVRLTRNFYLVHLLAKTLSPPAQAFWDFVNNAV; translated from the coding sequence ATGAATATCGATATCCATCATCTGGAGGTTTTCTGCACCTGTGCCGAGCTGGGGAGCTTCTCGGAAGCTGCGCAGACTCTTGGCATCAGCCAGTCCACGGTCAGCACCCATATCAAGACGGTCGAATCCGAAATCGGGGCTCAGGTTTTCGACCGCCGCAAAGGCCGGGTCCATCTTACCCCGGTGGGCGAAGTCCTGTACCGGCAGGGATTGAAGGTCATCGCTTCCCGGAAGGAAGCCATGTGTGCGGTCAACAATTTTCTGGGCAGGATCGAGGGAACAATCGGCCTTGGTGCAAGCACGATTCCGGCCTCCTATATCCTGCCGGAAATAATTGTCAGGTTTCTCAAGACTTACCCAAAGGTCACCGTTCATATGGCCTCGGGAAATACGGGCAGTATTTTCCACGATATCTGCCTGGGGAGAATAGAGCTTGGGGCTGTCGGCAGTACACCCGATGAAGAGCAGTTTACCTCCTGCATTATGGGTACTGACGAGCTTCTGCTCACCTATTCTCCTGCCCATTTTCCTCAAATGCCGCCAAAGATCACGCTGGCGCAGGTGATGGAGTTTCCCCTCATTCTGAGAGAGGAGGGATCGGGGACCAGACGTCTTTTCGAAAACGAGTTGTCCCGGATAAACCTTTCTCGCGGCGAGCTTCAGATTGTGGCTGAGCTGGGCAGCATCGAGGCGGTGAAGCGGGCCGTGATTGCCGGTCTTGGCATTTCGTTTATCCCCAAGGCCGCCCTTGCCTTCGAGACCAGGGCCAATATGGTTAAATCCGTCCCTCTGTCCGATGTCCGGCTCACCCGGAATTTCTATCTGGTGCACCTCCTGGCGAAAACCCTCTCTCCGCCAGCTCAGGCATTCTGGGATTTTGTGAATAATGCTGTCTGA
- a CDS encoding ABC transporter permease subunit: MNRAGEKLVVVFSWICGITLVSVISYIIGYLIFKGIGTVNMQLVFGETRPLEALIFRKQVFHGLFPAMAGTICLVVLSVSWAAPVGLACGIYLAEYAQGKTKTFFNLFFDILASIPSIVIGLSGFALAVFLHKHYSERIYPSLLISSLSLSFLVLPYIIRATQVSLESLPLKTRLTALALGGTKLQNIFYVLIPQSLSGILSGLVLAIGRCAEDTAVIMLTGVVATAGLPRSLLSPYEALPFYIYYISSEYSNTRELLTGYGASLILLTICIVLFLLAFVIKRQLAYQILYRV; encoded by the coding sequence GTGAACCGGGCAGGAGAGAAGCTGGTGGTAGTCTTTTCGTGGATATGTGGAATAACTCTGGTAAGCGTTATTTCGTATATTATCGGTTATCTGATTTTCAAAGGTATTGGCACGGTAAATATGCAGCTTGTCTTTGGTGAAACCAGGCCTCTCGAAGCGCTCATTTTCCGGAAACAGGTCTTTCACGGCCTGTTTCCGGCTATGGCAGGGACCATCTGTCTCGTAGTCTTATCTGTCAGTTGGGCGGCTCCGGTGGGACTGGCTTGCGGCATCTACCTGGCGGAGTATGCTCAGGGTAAAACAAAAACCTTTTTCAATCTCTTTTTCGATATTCTGGCCAGCATTCCTTCGATCGTGATTGGTCTCTCAGGATTTGCCCTGGCTGTTTTCCTGCATAAACACTACTCCGAGCGCATCTATCCCTCCCTTTTGATCTCCAGTCTATCCCTCTCTTTTTTGGTCTTGCCATATATCATTCGCGCAACTCAGGTTTCTCTGGAAAGCCTGCCTTTAAAGACACGCCTTACAGCCCTGGCTCTGGGGGGCACAAAGCTTCAGAACATCTTTTATGTCCTCATTCCTCAATCGCTCTCAGGCATCCTGAGCGGCCTTGTCCTGGCCATCGGCCGTTGTGCAGAAGACACAGCCGTGATCATGCTCACCGGCGTCGTGGCTACAGCCGGATTGCCCAGGTCTTTGCTTTCACCCTATGAAGCGCTCCCATTTTACATCTATTACATCTCCTCCGAATATTCAAACACCCGGGAACTTTTGACCGGATATGGAGCTTCGCTCATTCTCCTGACTATTTGCATTGTTCTCTTTCTGCTTGCCTTTGTCATCAAAAGGCAGTTGGCCTATCAAATCCTCTATCGCGTCTGA
- a CDS encoding alpha/beta hydrolase has translation MAGIRKKAGLLLGMILGMIFLFGVSSALAAFPPVQPAQGPGGADYIHGRVIKTVQGSGDQAYYLFEPDEPRPDTAPLIVFLHGWGGTNPDYYHTWIEHLVKKGNIVVFPVYQSWGSLLSSNRYNSNCLEAITAAIRMLQSGDHVRPDLDRLAIVGHSVGGILALNIAVLAQQSGLPVPKAIMSVEPKRAPMLSLEDVSAISSRTLLLVVTGDQDGLSSDDAARIFRNTSQIPLKNKDFVTLVSDDYGDPPLIADHLAPVSNAAGGRILLGIVGTACTDALDYYGTWKLFDALTDAAFFGKNREYALGNTVQQRYMGRWSDGRPVKELIITDHPQPRSRNGLRQLIPRLRSRERQSAETGHRGGS, from the coding sequence ATGGCGGGCATCAGAAAAAAGGCAGGTCTCTTGCTTGGTATGATTCTTGGCATGATTTTCCTTTTCGGCGTCTCTTCTGCACTGGCGGCTTTTCCGCCTGTCCAGCCGGCACAGGGGCCGGGAGGTGCGGACTACATTCATGGCAGGGTTATCAAAACGGTCCAGGGCTCCGGCGACCAGGCATATTATCTCTTCGAGCCGGATGAGCCAAGGCCGGATACTGCACCTTTGATTGTCTTTCTCCACGGCTGGGGAGGAACCAATCCGGACTATTACCATACCTGGATCGAACATCTGGTGAAGAAAGGTAATATCGTTGTCTTTCCGGTCTATCAATCCTGGGGTTCCCTGCTGAGCAGCAACAGGTACAACTCCAATTGCCTTGAGGCGATCACGGCGGCAATCAGGATGTTGCAGAGCGGGGACCATGTCAGGCCAGACCTTGACCGTCTGGCCATTGTCGGGCATTCGGTTGGAGGAATCCTGGCCCTCAACATTGCAGTCCTGGCCCAACAGTCCGGATTACCTGTTCCCAAGGCGATTATGTCGGTTGAGCCCAAACGGGCTCCGATGCTCTCCCTGGAGGATGTATCCGCTATTTCCTCCCGCACCCTGCTTCTGGTGGTCACAGGCGACCAGGATGGCCTCTCGTCCGATGATGCAGCCAGGATTTTCCGCAACACGAGCCAGATACCGCTGAAGAATAAGGATTTTGTAACCCTGGTTTCCGATGATTACGGGGATCCTCCCCTGATTGCCGATCATCTGGCCCCGGTCAGCAACGCTGCCGGCGGCAGAATCTTGCTGGGCATTGTCGGCACGGCCTGCACCGATGCCCTCGACTATTACGGCACCTGGAAGCTGTTCGATGCTCTTACCGATGCCGCTTTCTTCGGAAAGAACCGGGAATATGCCCTGGGAAATACCGTCCAGCAGCGGTACATGGGAAGGTGGAGTGACGGCAGGCCGGTAAAGGAATTGATTATTACCGATCATCCCCAGCCAAGATCACGGAACGGGTTGAGACAGCTTATTCCACGGTTAAGGTCCCGGGAGCGACAAAGTGCGGAGACTGGACATCGGGGTGGCTCCTGA
- a CDS encoding double-cubane-cluster-containing anaerobic reductase yields MWRSLNIDLDPHCNLLNVLGQVYSDIYLKQDNRPEAMEYFDFVLSEVHGLRIRELLEHKARGGFIAGAFCLFIPDELILAAGGLPIGLCGGADLTISKAEEYLPRNICPLIKSSVGFKLAKICPYFESADFLLGETTCDGKKKAWEILNDFVPTRVVQVPHRKDDAGRGVYRAELDRLVKMLEEAGRTKISFDAVKKAIELMNNKRRALARLYETRKCQPSPISGKDALLISQVAFYDDVARFTASVDKLTGELTGRIAQGISPFAKDAPRIMLSGCPSVVPNWKLHHIIESLGAAVVVEEACTGTRYFETLVDESAADLNAQLDALAQRYLSINCSCFTPNHERTEQIIQYAQEYHADGVIYNTLQFCHTYNVEYARVEKALKEAGFPVLKIETDYTAEDAGQIQTRIEAFLERIKP; encoded by the coding sequence ATGTGGAGAAGCCTGAATATTGATCTTGATCCGCATTGCAACCTTCTGAACGTTCTTGGGCAGGTCTATTCTGACATTTACCTGAAGCAGGATAACCGGCCCGAAGCTATGGAGTATTTTGACTTTGTCCTGAGCGAGGTTCATGGTCTTCGTATCAGGGAGCTCCTGGAGCACAAGGCCAGGGGAGGATTCATTGCCGGAGCTTTTTGTCTTTTCATCCCCGATGAGTTGATCCTTGCGGCTGGAGGTCTTCCGATCGGCCTGTGCGGCGGGGCGGACCTCACCATCTCCAAGGCGGAAGAATACCTGCCGAGAAACATCTGCCCGCTGATAAAGTCATCGGTCGGGTTTAAGCTGGCGAAAATCTGCCCCTATTTTGAATCCGCTGACTTTCTGCTCGGAGAAACCACCTGCGACGGCAAAAAGAAAGCCTGGGAAATTTTAAACGATTTCGTTCCCACCAGGGTCGTGCAGGTCCCCCACAGGAAGGATGATGCAGGCCGGGGAGTATATCGCGCAGAGCTTGACAGGCTGGTGAAAATGCTGGAGGAGGCGGGAAGGACGAAAATCAGCTTTGATGCGGTGAAAAAAGCCATCGAGCTCATGAACAATAAAAGGAGGGCCCTGGCCAGGCTGTATGAAACCCGAAAGTGTCAGCCCTCACCCATCAGTGGAAAAGATGCCCTGCTGATTTCACAGGTTGCGTTTTACGATGATGTTGCCCGGTTTACCGCTTCGGTGGATAAACTGACCGGAGAGCTGACCGGCCGGATTGCACAAGGCATCAGCCCGTTTGCCAAGGATGCCCCCCGCATTATGCTTTCCGGCTGTCCGAGTGTGGTGCCCAACTGGAAACTGCATCATATCATCGAAAGCCTGGGGGCAGCGGTAGTGGTCGAGGAAGCCTGCACGGGGACCCGCTATTTCGAAACCCTGGTCGATGAGTCGGCGGCGGATTTGAATGCCCAACTGGATGCTCTGGCTCAGAGATACCTGTCGATAAACTGCTCCTGTTTTACTCCGAACCATGAGCGAACCGAACAGATAATCCAGTATGCTCAGGAGTATCATGCCGATGGCGTGATCTATAACACCCTTCAGTTCTGCCATACCTATAACGTGGAGTACGCCAGGGTTGAAAAGGCGCTGAAAGAGGCAGGCTTTCCGGTCCTGAAGATCGAGACTGACTACACCGCCGAAGACGCGGGGCAGATTCAGACAAGGATCGAGGCATTTCTGGAGCGGATTAAACCGTAA
- the yedF gene encoding sulfurtransferase-like selenium metabolism protein YedF: MAITVDARGLDCPKPVVKTKEAFEQAAGQPLVVMVSSAASKENVTRFLTRNGVEIDRVEERGNEFHIYTRGGSDQKSPAAGRETALSAVELAPEDYSCTDHPSGTGTAVFITRDRIGSGSDELGMNLLDAFVATLRDLSVQPKTICFMNSGVKLAVKGAPTLSCLQELEEKGIELLVCGTCLNYFNLTQELGAGRISNMYDISETLLKSAKVITI; encoded by the coding sequence ATGGCTATAACGGTTGATGCACGGGGTTTGGATTGTCCCAAACCAGTAGTGAAAACAAAGGAAGCTTTCGAGCAGGCGGCTGGTCAGCCTCTTGTGGTGATGGTCAGCAGCGCGGCCTCGAAGGAGAATGTCACCCGGTTTCTTACGCGCAATGGGGTTGAAATTGACCGGGTGGAAGAGCGAGGGAACGAATTTCACATTTATACCAGGGGCGGCTCTGATCAAAAGAGTCCGGCTGCTGGCCGGGAAACCGCTCTGTCAGCCGTGGAGCTTGCGCCTGAAGATTACTCCTGCACCGATCATCCTTCCGGAACCGGGACGGCGGTTTTTATCACCAGGGACCGGATCGGGTCCGGCAGTGATGAGCTGGGCATGAACCTTCTCGATGCGTTTGTCGCTACTCTCCGGGATCTGTCCGTCCAGCCGAAAACCATCTGTTTCATGAACAGCGGAGTGAAACTGGCGGTTAAAGGAGCCCCGACCCTGTCCTGCCTGCAGGAGCTTGAAGAGAAAGGGATTGAGCTTCTGGTCTGCGGAACCTGCCTGAATTACTTCAATCTCACCCAGGAGCTTGGCGCTGGCAGGATTTCCAACATGTACGATATTTCCGAAACTTTGCTCAAATCAGCCAAAGTGATTACGATTTAG
- a CDS encoding aminotransferase class V-fold PLP-dependent enzyme → MIYFDHAATSGTKPPSVIEAMVDCLKHANANPGRSSHSLSIRAAEIIYRAREAIGELFNFPETEKIILTKNATEALNLAIYGTLASGGGEAIATSMEHNSVLRPLNRLKDKGLIRLTIVEGDRNGLVSAEKIEAAISADTRLIAVTAASNVCGTKLDLDGIYQVSRSRGVKLLVDAAQGAGAIQIDLARTPFDFLAITGHKHLFGPQGTGALIIRDTDTLEPFLCGGTGSLSEKTVQPDFPPDKFEAGTVNTPGFAGLAAGIEFILAEGLEQIIDREHQLTHYLLDKLKQIDEAQVYAPEADRVAVVSFNLKGAMASEVSHYLDREWEICTRPGLHCAPLAHQTLGTFPHGTVRFSLSYFNTEREIDIAIKVLKSYMRNNS, encoded by the coding sequence ATGATTTATTTTGACCATGCAGCCACTTCGGGCACCAAGCCTCCATCAGTGATCGAGGCTATGGTCGATTGTCTGAAGCATGCCAATGCCAATCCGGGCAGGTCTTCGCATTCTCTGTCCATCAGGGCTGCCGAGATTATCTATCGGGCACGTGAGGCCATTGGTGAGCTTTTCAACTTTCCCGAAACGGAAAAAATCATCCTGACCAAAAATGCGACCGAGGCATTGAATCTGGCTATTTACGGGACGCTGGCATCGGGAGGGGGTGAGGCGATAGCCACCTCGATGGAGCATAATTCCGTTCTGAGGCCGCTCAACCGCCTGAAAGACAAGGGCCTGATCAGGCTCACCATTGTCGAGGGAGACAGAAACGGCCTGGTATCTGCGGAAAAGATCGAAGCAGCCATCAGTGCTGACACCAGGCTCATTGCGGTTACCGCCGCTTCCAATGTATGCGGCACAAAGCTTGACCTGGATGGGATATACCAGGTAAGCCGGTCCAGGGGGGTGAAGCTTCTGGTCGATGCTGCCCAGGGTGCCGGGGCAATACAGATCGATCTGGCCAGGACCCCATTCGATTTTCTGGCCATAACCGGGCATAAGCATCTTTTCGGACCGCAGGGAACCGGGGCTCTGATCATCAGGGATACTGATACCTTGGAGCCTTTTCTGTGCGGCGGCACCGGCAGCCTGTCGGAAAAGACCGTCCAGCCGGACTTTCCACCGGATAAATTCGAGGCCGGGACAGTCAATACTCCGGGATTCGCGGGTCTTGCAGCCGGCATTGAATTCATTTTGGCCGAAGGGCTTGAGCAGATCATCGACCGGGAGCATCAGTTGACACACTATCTGCTCGATAAGCTGAAGCAAATCGATGAAGCTCAGGTTTATGCTCCCGAAGCCGACCGGGTGGCTGTAGTATCGTTCAATCTGAAAGGGGCAATGGCTTCCGAGGTTTCCCATTACCTTGACCGCGAGTGGGAAATATGCACCAGGCCGGGCCTGCACTGCGCGCCTCTGGCGCACCAGACCCTGGGCACCTTTCCCCACGGCACGGTCCGGTTCTCCCTCTCCTACTTTAACACCGAGCGGGAGATCGATATTGCCATCAAGGTCCTGAAGTCTTATATGAGAAATAACAGTTAA